Proteins encoded within one genomic window of Hermetia illucens chromosome 2, iHerIll2.2.curated.20191125, whole genome shotgun sequence:
- the LOC119650408 gene encoding histone H2B, gonadal-like gives MSLPAIPSQCRVFKESLIVVKEAMGGASSQHMKEKSMGYNFGKYLSKKRGITRRRRRQFIANRNFRRYVRLLLKRIHPGQKLSKNAMNVMNNFMNDMLDRITQCASQLTVYAKRKTLRPIDIQAACKLVLPPNLRSHAHFEGAKAVVQFDNAKTKGRSRYH, from the coding sequence CCTCCCAGCGATTCCGTCTCAGTGTCGAGTATTTAAGGAGTCGCTAATTGTAGTTAAAGAAGCAATGGGCGGCGCATCTAGTCAACATATGAAAGAAAAGAGTATGGGCtataattttggaaaatatctTTCGAAAAAGCGAGGGATCACACGTCGCCGTCGGAGACAATTCATTGCCAACCGAAACTTTCGCAGATACGTAAGACTTCTATTGAAAAGGATACATCCAGGGCAGAAATTATCAAAGAATGCCATGAATGTGATGAACAATTTCATGAATGATATGCTCGATCGCATTACGCAATGTGCCTCACAACTGACGGTTTACGCCAAGCGGAAAACTCTAAGACCTATCGATATTCAAGCTGCGTGTAAATTGGTACTTCCTCCGAATCTGAGGTCACATGCCCATTTCGAGGGAGCGAAGGCTGTGGTGCAATTTGATAACGCTAAAACTAAAGGAAGGTCTCGTTACCATTAG